The DNA sequence CAGCAGGTATGGGAAGGCCGAGATTCATATTTCTCAGGTATTTTACACCAGGAATAAAGCCTTCATAACCTGCATTTTCGCCTTCAATTCCCATCTTGGCGCTATCATGTAACCCGGCGGCAATAAACACAGCCTGATAATTCTGGATGAGGTCCTGTAAGCTTATATCCTGACCCACACGGGTATTGTACTTGATTTCCACCCCGAGGGCTTTGATGGCCTCAATTTCGCCCTGCAAAATATCGCGAGGCAGTCGATAAGGCGGAATACCCACCGCTAGCATTCCACCGGCTACCGGTAAAGCCTCAAAAATAGTCACTTTGTATCCTTTTCGGGCCAGTTGGTACGCACAGCTCAACCCCGCGGGACCGGCCCCTACTACAGCCACCTGCGCCTTACTGTTTTTACCTTCGCCTTTCAAGGTCGGTTTACGGCCACGCTTAAGTTCATAGTCGGCCACAAATCTCTTTATACCTCGGATGGCAATGGGTTCGTCGAGGAGTCCTCGGCGGCAGTGTTCCTCACACGGGTGGACACATACTCTACCCAGTACACCCGCTAAGGCGGTAGATCTTCTGATGACTTCTAACGCTTCCTCAAAACATCTTTCGGTTGTACGTTCTATATATGATGGAATATCGAGATGGGCAGGACAACGGTGTAGACACGGAGCGGTGACCAAGGCATGATATTTTTGATCGGAGTTTGAAGGGGCGCAATATTTTGATAATTCCTGATAATTATTCAGAAAATCTATAACCGGCTTACCGGCAGATTGGCCTAGTTCGCATTTTGAACCATTAACGACCAGGTTGGCTACGCTCATCAGCTGTTGCCGGAGAGAGGGGTCATCTTTCTGGGCAAGTTTTTGCAGTAAACTTAAAATTATTCTGGTACCAACCCGGCAGGGCACGCAGCGCCCGCAAGATTCTCTCTGCACAGCTTCATAGTAAGCAATAAGCGCTTCTAAAAGGTTAACTTCAGTATCGGCGATCAGAATACCGCTCCAGCCGATAAAGGCTTTTACCGGCTGTCCCCCAAATGATGGGAGCGAGGTCTTAAGAACGTCGCCGCCGCTCTTCCACGTACTGAACAAGCTTCTTCCCTCCCCGCTTAGTAAAGGATATCACTACCTTCACGCTGGCTACCGCTGATCAAGCAATCTGGTGGGTAGGTACAGAAGACCTCGGTTCTATCATATCTATCATATCAATACAAACTAATAAAGGCAAGCATATATAACCGTACTTATTCGGGTTAATACCGCATATAAATACACAAAGAAAGATTGATTTATCAGATTAAAAAGTTTTTTCTGAAATTAAAAAGAGGAATTTCTCAATGTCTGGCGAATATGGTTACACTGGTGGGTAGTGTCTGCTCCTCTATCGGTTTAAGAACGAGTTTTACAGGCGGTACATGGCCGTTCCCTGGTAAGCGTTCTGATATGAGGAACGCTGGAGATTAATTCCATCGGGTTGATACATAACTGGGTAACCATGCGGCCATGTTTACTGCCGGTGCGATGCTGGCTACGCTTCTGGCGGTAGACCTTGGTGACTGCCTGAAAGGGGTGAACTTTTTGTTCGAGTTTGGGAAGATTGCTTTTTTTACCTTGGTGGGCGTCCTGTTGGTAGGCTTAATCTATTTTCTTAACTGGTTCTTATCCCCCAAAACCGTGCCTACGCAGCTGAGAAATACTGCCTACGAATGCGGCGACCCGCCGGTAGGTAGCGGCTGGGCCCGATATCACCTGAGCTATTATCCTTTTGCTTTATTATTTGTGGTTTTTGATGTGGAAGCCATCTTTCTTTTTGCTTGGGTGGCTGCTTTTAAACCATTAGGATTATTTGGTTTAATTGAAGTCATGATTTTCATTCTTATGCTGGTGGCAGGGTTAGTTTATGCCTGGCGGAAAGGAGTTTTAAAATGGGTGTAGACGACCGGTGGGAAAGGTTTCATCAGACAGAGCCTGGACCATTGGGAAAGTTATTTGCCCATGTAGAAAAAATACCCGGTGGGCAAATTCTGATTGGGTGGTCCGAAGCGTTAGTTAACTGGGGTAGGAAATCTTCGTTATGGCCTATGACTTTTGGTCTGGCCTGCTGTGCCATTGAGATGATGAGTACCGGAGCTTCCAACTTTGATATCGATCGTTTTGGTGCCGGTGTTTTTCGTCCTTCAGCCCGGCATGCGGACGTAATGATTGTAGCCGGTACTATTACTTATAAAATGGCGCCGCGGGTCAGAACTCTTTATGAACAAATGCCTGCCCCGAAGTGGGTAATAGCCATGGGCAACTGTGCCTGCAGCGGCGGGCCTTTTAACACCTATAGTGTAGTGCAGGGAATGGATGAAATTGCGCCGGTAGATGTTTATATTCCCGGCTGTCCCCCCCGTCCGGAAGCTTTGCTCTATGGGCTGATGAAATTACAAGACAAGATTATGCAGGAAAAGATCACCCGAAGGGGGTTGGTAAAAAATGAGCCCCGCGGAATTAGTCAAGGCGCTTAAGCAAGAGTTTGGAGACCACGTCGCTGTTGTTCAAGAGGAACCCCAGCTAGTTGTGGAGGTTTCCCGCGAGAAATTAGTAGAGATAGCTCGTTTTTTGAGGGATACTCCTGGGTTGGCATTTAATTTCTTGATCTACGTTACAGCAGTGGATAAGATCGAGTATTTCGAAGTGGTATATGCCGTTCGTTCCCTTAAGGAGCGACACCAGTTAATGCTGAAAGTGAGGATTTCTAGAGAGGAACCGGAAATTCCCTCTGTTACTTCGGTCTGGCCGGCTGCCAACTGGGATGAGCGGGAGACTTATGACTTGTTTGGAATTCGCTTTACCGGTCATCCCGATTTAAGGCGCATTTTACTTCCCGATGACTGGGAAGGGCATCCGCTGCGCAAAGACTATCCGGTTGATCGGCGGCCGGAGAAAGTTGTCTAAATGGAGGAGAAGGTACCAATGGAAAGTATTCCGAAACCGACCAATACTGAGGAAATCTGTTTGAATTTAGGGCCGCAACATCCTAGTACTCACGGGGTAATGAAATTTGAACTTACTCTGGAGGGAGAGCGGGTAGTTAAATGCGTGCCTGTCATCGGTCAACTCCACCGTGGGCTGGAAAAGATGGCTGAGGGCATGCTTTACAGCCAGTTCATTCCTATGACTGACCGGTTGGACTACTTAGCCGGTGCATGCAATAACCTGGGTTATGTCCTGGCGGTCGAAACTTTGATGGGCGTGGAAGCGCCGGAGCGAGCGAAGTATATTCGCGTCATTATTTCTGAACTGCAGCGGATAGCCAGTCACTTGGTAGCGGTAGGCACTATGGCTTTGGACCTGGGAGCCTGGACGGTAATGCTCTATAGTTTCCGGGAACGGGAAATGATCCTGGATATTTTTGAAATGTATTGCGGCGCCCGTATGACCCTGAATTGTTTCCGGGTGGGTGGAACCCCTTACGATCTAACCCCGGAGATTATTCAGAAGATTGAGGATTTCCTGAAGGTTTTTCCGAGTCGTTTGGATGATTATGAGGCGTTATTAAATAAGAACCCCATATGGCTGACCCGGACGCGGGATATAGGTGTAATTTCGGCAGAAGATGCTATTGCCTACGGGCTTAGCGGCCCTAACCTGCGGGCATCGGGAGTAG is a window from the Calderihabitans maritimus genome containing:
- a CDS encoding NADH-quinone oxidoreductase subunit C; this translates as MSPAELVKALKQEFGDHVAVVQEEPQLVVEVSREKLVEIARFLRDTPGLAFNFLIYVTAVDKIEYFEVVYAVRSLKERHQLMLKVRISREEPEIPSVTSVWPAANWDERETYDLFGIRFTGHPDLRRILLPDDWEGHPLRKDYPVDRRPEKVV
- a CDS encoding FAD-dependent oxidoreductase, producing the protein MFSTWKSGGDVLKTSLPSFGGQPVKAFIGWSGILIADTEVNLLEALIAYYEAVQRESCGRCVPCRVGTRIILSLLQKLAQKDDPSLRQQLMSVANLVVNGSKCELGQSAGKPVIDFLNNYQELSKYCAPSNSDQKYHALVTAPCLHRCPAHLDIPSYIERTTERCFEEALEVIRRSTALAGVLGRVCVHPCEEHCRRGLLDEPIAIRGIKRFVADYELKRGRKPTLKGEGKNSKAQVAVVGAGPAGLSCAYQLARKGYKVTIFEALPVAGGMLAVGIPPYRLPRDILQGEIEAIKALGVEIKYNTRVGQDISLQDLIQNYQAVFIAAGLHDSAKMGIEGENAGYEGFIPGVKYLRNMNLGLPIPAGKRVAVIGGGNVAMDCARSSLRKGFEEVYLIYRRTRAEMPANECEVRDAEAEGVKFCFLANPTEIVAEDGKVKGLNCIRMELGEPDASGRRRPVPIPGSEFFLPCDVVIPAIGQVADLSFLDHEGIELTKWKTIAVDPVTLATGVPGVFAGGDIVLGARTVVEAVAQGNRAAISIDQYLTSGKVEPVREDLVDAWLKEFGVFDPNERVGILNGRPRQEEEMAPVEERLKDFREVELGFNLHDGITETGRCLRCYRVGLMVLDSASNA
- the nuoD gene encoding NADH dehydrogenase (quinone) subunit D — encoded protein: MESIPKPTNTEEICLNLGPQHPSTHGVMKFELTLEGERVVKCVPVIGQLHRGLEKMAEGMLYSQFIPMTDRLDYLAGACNNLGYVLAVETLMGVEAPERAKYIRVIISELQRIASHLVAVGTMALDLGAWTVMLYSFREREMILDIFEMYCGARMTLNCFRVGGTPYDLTPEIIQKIEDFLKVFPSRLDDYEALLNKNPIWLTRTRDIGVISAEDAIAYGLSGPNLRASGVEWDIRKAYPYEIYDRVEFDIPTGSRGDVYDRYWVRMEEMRQSCRIIRQALDQMPEGPIMVDIPGVSLADKAQFPTNFPAVVRHFELLVKGFQPPKREIYVGVENPKGELGFYLVSDGTGRPYRLKIRAPSFVSAQILPKVMKGTLLADVVSILASFDPVMGEIDR
- a CDS encoding NADH-quinone oxidoreductase subunit A, with translation MFTAGAMLATLLAVDLGDCLKGVNFLFEFGKIAFFTLVGVLLVGLIYFLNWFLSPKTVPTQLRNTAYECGDPPVGSGWARYHLSYYPFALLFVVFDVEAIFLFAWVAAFKPLGLFGLIEVMIFILMLVAGLVYAWRKGVLKWV
- a CDS encoding NADH-quinone oxidoreductase subunit B, whose amino-acid sequence is MGVDDRWERFHQTEPGPLGKLFAHVEKIPGGQILIGWSEALVNWGRKSSLWPMTFGLACCAIEMMSTGASNFDIDRFGAGVFRPSARHADVMIVAGTITYKMAPRVRTLYEQMPAPKWVIAMGNCACSGGPFNTYSVVQGMDEIAPVDVYIPGCPPRPEALLYGLMKLQDKIMQEKITRRGLVKNEPRGISQGA